One Oryza glaberrima chromosome 10, OglaRS2, whole genome shotgun sequence DNA segment encodes these proteins:
- the LOC127752757 gene encoding uncharacterized protein LOC127752757 — protein sequence MHHVRSGLGSPDASSNSSKRKRGSCFAERNMDGRNSIRIKPDVGVGAREKCGGGGGHRYVIDLEKPATSDDDVEFVSYTGFGNRSQDRRYASAENCSTAGSSQLCVERNASRVSPGSVGSSDTPDCQSPIKPDNSESRHLLIDLNVPQEESLHVFYAPSQITCPTLVNSSSSHPGEFWNGSSNVYKKECGSGVGSSKGSSITVVAPSSAPDSSREVVAAYQFHDPKNLHGNIHARENSQHEHAVDKLCGSSSQYFLPQQRFSVSSCGRNDSSSALQKSGDNHVACQSGQPPLAVHTELQHDTSIVISSGEEKVLFDLNVPAESIDMESTITSNSFRDKLVKNDGSEETVTDHSFSKRNGVHAETSIEERTVGEHHISVSKDGNTTFFQESINNEIDKAQSSDLISVSSKHLIAETPHVDNIVCPELRASPDGASSPQETLIGNCDKMVCIAAETLVSIFSSSACTTDCPGTDSQTAAEDVNDEPQHSLDSYEEIVLNVEEIRDDGESIPVIPPDKDGPSCGIKLRRGRGLRNFLREIMPGLVSLSRHEICDDLHAIGYEPRKTRSRKTFGAQGSSSTRGRPPKHRPTARK from the exons ATGCATCACGTTAGGTCCGGGCTGGGAAGCCCAGATGCTTCCAGCAATTCTAGTAAGCGGAAGAGGGGCTCCTGCTTCGCGGAGCGGAATATGGATGGTAGGAATTCGATCCGGATAAAGcccgacgtcggcgtcggcgcgcggGAGAAatgcggcgggggtggcgggcATCGCTACGTGATCGATTTGGAGAAGCCGGCGACGTCCGACGATGATGTGGAGTTTGTTTCTTATACCGGGTTTGGCAACCGGTCTCAGGACCGCCGCTATGCTTCGGCGGAGAATTGCTCGACCGCGGGATCCAGTCAGCTCTGTGTGGAGCGGAATGCTTCGCGTGTAAGCCCTG GTTCAGTTGGTTCGAGTGATACTCCGGACTGCCAGTCACCTATCAAGCCTGATAATTCAGAATCCAGGCATTTGCTGATCGACCTGAATGTACCTCAAGAAGAAAGTCTACATGTTTTCTATGCTCCATCTCAAATAACTTGTCCAACTTTAGTTAATTCTTCGTCATCACACCCTGGAGAATTTTGGAATGGCTCCAGCAATGTTTACAAAAAGGAATGTGGTTCTGGTGTTGGATCATCAAAAGGATCTTCCATTACGGTGGTTGCACCCAGCTCTGCTCCTGATAGTTCGAGGGAAGTTGTGGCTGCATACCAATTTCATGATCCTAAGAATTTGCATGGTAATATACATGCAAGAGAAAACAGCCAGCATGAACATGCAGTGGATAAGTTATGTGGATCAAGCAGTCAATATTTCTTGCCACAGCAAAGATTTTCTGTCAGTTCCTGCGGCAGAAATGACTCATCTTCGGCCTTACAAAAATCAGGTGACAACCATGTTGCCTGCCAATCAGGACAACCACCTCTGGCTGTGCATACTGAGCTCCAACATGACACTTCTATTGTAATATCCAGTGGTGAAGAGAAGGTCCTTTTTGACCTTAATGTGCCAGCTGAAAGCATTGACATGGAATCAACAATAACCAGTAATAGTTTTAGAGATAAGCTAGTGAAAAAtgatggaagtgaagaaacagTAACCGATCATTCTTTCTCCAAGAGAAACGGTGTGCATGCTGAAACTTCTATAGAAGAACGAACTGTTGGAGAACATCATATATCAGTCAGCAAGGATGGAAACACCACATTTTTCCAAGAATCAATAAATAATGAAATTGATAAGGCGCAGTCTTCAGACCTTATAAGTGTTAGCAGCAAACATTTGATTGCAGAAACTCCTCATGTTGACAATATTGTGTGTCCAGAACTGCGAGCATCTCCTGATGGAGCATCAAGTCCTCAAGAGACCTTGATAGGCAATTGTGACAAAATGGTTTGTATTGCAGCTGAGACACTCGTTTCCATTTTCTCAAGTTCTGCATGTACTACAGATTGCCCAGGAACTGACAGTCAGACAGCAGCTGAGGATGTAAACGATGAACCGCAGCACTCGTTGGATTCCTATGAGGAAATTGTATTGAATGTAGAAGAGATCAGAGATGACGGGGAATCCATCCCTGTGATTCCACCTGATAAGGATGGACCGTCTTGTGGGATCAAGctaagaagaggaagaggactGAGAAATTTTCTGAGGGAGATAATGCCTGGACTTGTTTCTCTTTCACGGCATGAGATATGCGATGATTTGCATGCTATAGGTTACGAGCCCCGGAAAACTCGATCTAGGAAAACTTTTGGGGCTCAAGGTTCATCTTCAACTAGAGGAAGGCCGCCCAAACATCGTCCCACTGCCAGGAAATGA